One part of the Glycine soja cultivar W05 chromosome 11, ASM419377v2, whole genome shotgun sequence genome encodes these proteins:
- the LOC114373359 gene encoding early nodulin-like protein 2 produces MAMRYSNDGFLGLFALTIISIFILGSSTSSYTFRVGGKDGWVINPSEDYIHWPQRNRFHVNDSLYFKYKKGSDSVLVVNKDDYDSCNSNNPIQKMDEGDSLFTLDKPGPFFFISGNLENCQSGQKLIVVVLANTHEHSQPPSQPEAEAPIANRPSGPNSPVASPPKHSGSTSVRGLRVALVSLSVLVLRTWGGFALQQVGLV; encoded by the exons ATGGCAATGAGGTACTCCAATGACGGGTTTCTTGGCCTTTTTGCTTTGACCATCATATCCATCTTCATTCTCGGCTCTTCAACATCATCCTACACATTTCGCGTTGGTGGCAAAGACGGTTGGGTCATCAACCCTTCAGAAGACTACATTCACTGGCCACAGAGGAACAGGTTTCACGTCAACGACTCTCTCT ATTTCAAGTACAAGAAAGGGTCTGATTCGGTTTTGGTGGTAAACAAGGATGATTACGATTCATGCAACTCCAACAACCCCATACAAAAGATGGACGAGGGTGATTCATTATTCACTTTAGACAAACCAGGACCTTTTTTCTTCATCAGTGGCAACCTTGAAAACTGCCAAAGTGGTCAAAAGCTAATCGTTGTCGTTTTGGCCAATACACACGAACATAGTCAGCCCCCTTCTCAGCCGGAAGCTGAGGCACCTATAGCAAATAGGCCGTCAGGCCCAAATTCTCCGGTGGCATCTCCGCCCAAACATTCGGGTTCTACGAGCGTACGAGGTTTAAGGGTTGCATTGGTGTCGCTTTCGGTGTTAGTGTTGAGGACTTGGGGTGGGTTTGCTCTTCAGCAAGTTGGCCTAGTTTGA
- the LOC114375350 gene encoding O-acyltransferase WSD1-like — protein MNCFEEVVPTPLSPMADYLSSSLINVFVLGVLESEIPIDDSRAEPLLKNAFLPISTRFSSILVMDKKGNKGWKQVDVNVKEHIKIPTFTYAMPLKLYDECLDEYMSKIAMEQLPLDKPLWEMHIFKYPTSNAAGTFIFKLHHALGDGYSFMTTLLSCVQNAENPSVPIKFPSSRSVESKSTKIMPKLLPQTVSMVFKSAFDFGWSLLKDSLIPDDQTPIRSGHKDVGFRPMSVTDVSLSLGNIKEVKDKLKVSVNDVLVGVIFLGIQLYMSAKNHKSSRAESTALVLLNTRKIRAYKSAEMMDHTNSEAPWGNRFHFMHVPMPMLSDTNYLNPLEYVLEANKNINRKRNSLAVPLTGVLLRLLNKIRGPQAATNYVYKILNNTSLSISHMVGPMEKVALANHPIKGLYFMTVGLSQSITVTITSYMGYLRVGFGVEEGFIDEYQLKSCFETSLEMILKAAKNVAKTRL, from the exons atgaactgCTTTGAGGAAGTTGTTCCAACGCCTCTGAGTCCTATGGCAGATTACTTGAGCAGCTCTTTGATAAACGTATTCGTTCTTGGTGTTCTTGAATCTGAGATTCCCATTGATGATTCAAGAGCCGAACCTCTGCTTAAGAACGCGTTCCTTCCCATCTCCACGCGCTTCTCTTCTATCTTG GTTATGGACAAGAAGGGAAACAAAGGATGGAAACAAGTTGATGTTAATGTGAAGGAACACATCAAGATTCCTACATTTACATATGCCATGCCACTCAAATTATACGACGAGTGTCTTGATGAATACATGTCAAAAATAGCTATGGAACAGTTACCACTAGATAAACCGCTTTGGGAAATGCATATATTCAAGTATCCAACAAGCAATGCTGCGGGAACTTTTATATTTAAGCTCCATCATGCACTTGGAGATGGCTACTCTTTCATGACAACTTTGCTTTCATGCGTGCAAAATGCTGAGAATCCTTCTGTTCCTATAAAATTTCCTTCGAGCCGATCAGTGGAATCAAAAAGTACCAAAATCATGCCAAAATTATTACCTCAAACTGTCTCTATGGTGTTTAAGAGTGCATTCGATTTTGGATGGAGTCTGTTAAAAGATAGCCTGATTCCAGATGATCAAACACCAATAAGGTCAGGTCATAAAGATGTAGGGTTTCGACCTATGAGTGTCACAgatgtttctctctctctgggTAACATCAAAGAAGTTAAAGATAAACTCAAAGTG AGCGTAAATGATGTCTTGGTTGGGGTAATTTTCCTTGGCATTCAACTATACATGAGTGCAAAGAACCATAAATCAAGCAGAGCAGAGAGTACAGCATTGGTGCTGCTCAATACCAGGAAAATTAGAGCTTACAAATCTGCGGAGATGATGGATCATACCAATTCCGAGGCACCTTGGGGGAATAGATTCCACTTCATGCATGTTCCCATGCCTATGTTAAGTGATACCAATTACTTGAACCCACTTGAGTATGTGTTAGAAGCCAACAAAAATATCAACAGGAAGAGAAATTCTTTGGCCGTACCGTTGACCGGAGTGCTTTTGCGCTTGTTGAACAAAATCAGAGGCCCACAG GCTGCTACAAACTACGTGTACAAGATATTGAATAATACAAGTTTAAGCATCTCACACATGGTTGGACCAATGGAAAAAGTGGCTTTGGCTAACCATCCTATCAAAGGCTTATACTTCATGACTGTTGGTTTATCTCAG AGCATCACAGTGACTATAACAAGTTACATGGGATATTTGCGAGTTGGATTTGGAGTAGAGGAAGGCTTCATAGACGAATACCAGCTCAAGTCATGTTTCGAAACCTCTCTGGAGATGATACTGAAAGCAGCAAAAAATGTTGCGAAAACTAGATTATAG
- the LOC114373361 gene encoding transcription factor bHLH162-like yields MADHQQGDQPSSTKGIERRIVEKNRRNHMKNLCSMLNSLLPNNNNTRGRELSRVDQIDEAINYIKNLETKVKMAQEKKESLILQRKRSRSGGSSSTSEAPKIEIHEEENIVVKSVHSSSFAGNSMLNVVHAEIQQYSFLLETTAMSIEKLRRIVDMHGGNF; encoded by the exons ATGGCTGATCATCAGCAGGGAGATCAACCTTCTTCAACCAAAGGGATCGAAAGAAGGATTGTAGAAAAAAACAGGAGAAACCATATGAAGAACCTCTGTTCCATGCTTAACTCTCTTCTCCCTAACAACAATAACACCAGG GGAAGAGAATTATCACGTGTTGATCAAATAGACGAGGCTATCAACTACATCAAGAACCTAGAGACAAAGGTGAAGATGGCGcaggagaagaaagaaagctTAATATTGCAAAGGAAAAGATCTCGCAGTGGCGGTTCGAGTAGTACTTCTGAAGCACCGAAGATTGAGATTCATGAA GAAGAAAACATAGTGGTCAAGAGTGTCCATTCTTCATCATTCGCTGGAAACTCAATGTTGAATGTTGTGCATGCAGAA ATTCAGCAATATTCATTTCTTCTAGAAACAACCGCAATGAGTATTGAGAAATTGAGAAGGATTGTGGACATGCATGGAGGAAATTTTTAG
- the LOC114375351 gene encoding proton pump-interactor 1-like — protein sequence MRKPNIMEEMESMSDPNPSLESDEQNDFFPSSEFELGPELDGRTHLIDDSGHVSKLVHRFYFVKHWPTDPYSISLIKKKESVIEKMNQDIREMNERMEEKMSERNHICFRLEHLRHWQREWRNCMDRKGKILNQLHVALDDLCFVSHSPTTTSNKTCFMGELDNHMLISLMLHGNKNFAEEKQILRNVNIQERDGASFKSLEMLKETVRCNDYLNNWQKLLREIEQFEIQCQRASGSGNAYVKGKISNSESLRKTIKDEIKHLCDDSSENKRKMIAPGIEVMHSEKELEAIDRLINSLETKLTERRQKKGQAYQSISKLKEFHDGEVIHYYQYSSLINKVHQLAKEKDVAALDEFSRSEVRKFMLEWNSNKAFREDYEKKVVQSLERRQLSSDGRRRQDKNST from the exons ATGAG GAAACCTAACATCATGGAGGAAATGGAAAGTATGTCAGATCCAAACCCATCACTGGAAAGTGATGAACAAAACGATTTCTTCCCAAGTAGTGAGTTTGAACTGGGACCAGAACTTGATGGAAGAACACATCTCATTGACGATTCTGGGCATGTTTCCAAACTCGTTCATCGGTTCTACTTTGTCAAGCATTGGCCAACAGACCCCTATTCaatatctttaataaaaaagaaagagagcgTGATTGAGAAAATGAATCAGGATATTCGTGAAATGAATGAAAGGATGGAAGAAAAAATG TCAGAAAGGAACCATATATGCTTTAGGTTGGAACACTTAAGACATTGGCAAAGGGAATGGAGAAACTGTATGGACAGAAAAGGGAAGATACTAAACCAGTTGCATGTCGCTCTTGATGATTTGTGTTTTGTAAGCCACTCACCAACGACAACATCTAACAAGACATGCTTTATGGGGGAGCTTGACAATCAT ATGCTGATTTCCTTGATGCTACACGGGAACAAAAATTTTGCGGAGGAAAAACAAATTCTGAGGAATGTAAACATTCAAGAGAGAGATGGTGCTTCATTTAAGTCACTAGAAATGCTTAAGGAAACT GTTAGATGCAATGATTACTTGAATAACTGGCAGAAGCTCCTGAGAGAAATTGAACAATTCGAAATCCAATGCCAAAGAGCTTCTGGTTCTGGTAATGCTTATGTGAAGGGAAAGATTTCAAACTCTGAATCCTTGAGAAAAACTATAAAGGATGAAATTAAG CATTTATGTGATGACTCttcggaaaacaaaagaaaaatgatagcACCTGGAATCGAAGTTATGCATTCAGAAAAAGAATTAGAGGCCATAGACAGGCTAATAAATTCTCTGGAAACAAAGTTGACAGAGAGGCGCCAGAAAAAGGGTCAAGCATatcaatcaatttcaaaattgaaaGAGTTTCATGATGGGGAG GTTATCCACTATTACCAGTATAGTTCGCTCATTAATAAAGTCCATCAGCTGGCTAAAGAGAAAGATGTAGCAGCCCTTGATGAATTCTCACGTTCAGAG GTTAGAAAATTTATGTTGGAATGGAACAGTAATAAAGCTTTCCGAGAAGATTATGAGAAGAAAGTTGTGCAATCACTCGAGAGACGACAACTAAGCAGCGATGGGCGAAGGAGACAGGATAAAAACAGTACATAA